A single Stutzerimonas stutzeri DNA region contains:
- a CDS encoding AraC family transcriptional regulator — protein sequence MTAMQVCTAAGLDLSSLCREPVFTSRCRQESHQLLARELVDHDLRWRQGPVDTAFFRAAISRCDLYVLRYGAEVEVRPKPFTDFVLIQMPLRGSAVLECDGITLEAQPGQLTVLAPQHEAKLIWRAGCEQLIVKVPRSLLQPARARLVAEGSLPNADMQPLFKLDGRQGARGLRLLGDLLDQLPGDDDSDGDNPPWRRHLEESLSMFLLTHQPRDKPALHCSPIDRQARKVESLMLSRLTDAVTLQELAAECGMSVRSLSNLCQRCYGQPPMERMRNLRLEAARERLLGSRHLSVTEVALDYGFSHLGRFASYYRERFGELPRHT from the coding sequence ATGACCGCAATGCAGGTTTGCACGGCGGCAGGCCTGGATCTGTCCAGCCTTTGCCGAGAGCCGGTATTCACCAGCCGTTGCCGCCAGGAGAGCCACCAGCTTCTGGCGCGAGAACTGGTCGATCATGACCTGAGATGGCGCCAGGGCCCCGTGGACACGGCCTTTTTCCGCGCCGCCATCAGTCGCTGCGACCTCTATGTGCTCCGCTATGGGGCTGAAGTGGAGGTCCGACCGAAGCCCTTCACCGATTTCGTCCTCATTCAGATGCCACTGCGTGGCAGCGCCGTGCTGGAGTGCGACGGGATCACACTGGAAGCGCAGCCAGGCCAGCTGACGGTCTTGGCGCCTCAGCACGAAGCAAAGCTCATATGGCGCGCAGGCTGCGAACAGCTGATCGTCAAAGTACCGCGCAGCCTGCTGCAACCGGCCCGCGCGCGACTCGTAGCCGAAGGCAGTCTGCCCAATGCCGACATGCAGCCGCTGTTCAAGCTGGATGGTCGCCAGGGCGCGCGCGGGTTGCGCCTGCTTGGCGACTTGCTTGATCAGTTACCCGGAGACGATGACAGCGACGGCGACAATCCCCCCTGGCGTCGCCATCTGGAAGAAAGCCTGTCGATGTTCCTGCTCACTCATCAGCCGAGGGACAAACCGGCTTTGCATTGTTCGCCGATCGACCGGCAAGCACGCAAGGTTGAAAGCTTGATGCTAAGCCGGCTGACCGATGCCGTTACCTTGCAGGAACTGGCAGCCGAATGCGGAATGAGCGTTCGTAGCTTGAGCAACCTTTGTCAACGGTGTTACGGCCAACCGCCGATGGAGCGGATGCGCAACCTTCGCCTGGAAGCCGCACGCGAACGCCTGCTCGGCTCGCGCCACCTGAGCGTTACCGAAGTGGCCCTGGATTACGGTTTTAGCCATCTGGGGCGCTTTGCTAGTTATTACCGCGAGCGGTTTGGCGAACTGCCTCGGCACACCTGA
- a CDS encoding dienelactone hydrolase family protein: MNKTIDIRATDGRGSFSGYLALPSSGRGPGVVIGQEIFGVNANMRAIADLYAEEGYVALVPDLFWRLEPGIELSYEEADFSKAIDLFQRLDVDKAVEDIDASFAALRGLAEVEEGGLGYVGFCMGGKLAYLTATRTQAATSVGYYGMGIDQYLDEADNIKGRLVLHFAELDAYCDGATRELLGKALSGRSNIELYTYPDVDHAFARFGGTHFDKAAFLMAHERSIAALKREIGPDYNLSALWEKHVEHEFGTRDVPATMATMVAEPYVNHIPTMTGGVGYKELSRFYQHHFVHGNPPDMKLIPISRTVGSSQIVDEFIMCFTHTTEIDWLLPNVAPTGKYVEIPMLGVVKFRGDKLYHEHIYWDQASVLVQIGLLDPTGLPVAGIETAKKLLDETLPSNTLMNRWATSEGR, from the coding sequence ATGAACAAGACGATCGACATCCGCGCCACCGATGGCCGTGGCAGTTTCTCCGGTTACCTGGCGCTGCCCTCCAGCGGCCGTGGCCCTGGCGTAGTGATTGGCCAGGAAATCTTCGGCGTAAACGCCAACATGCGGGCGATAGCCGACCTCTACGCTGAAGAAGGTTACGTGGCGCTGGTACCGGATCTGTTCTGGCGCCTCGAGCCAGGTATTGAGCTGAGCTATGAGGAAGCGGACTTCTCAAAGGCCATCGACCTGTTCCAGCGTCTCGATGTGGACAAGGCCGTGGAAGACATTGACGCTAGTTTTGCCGCCCTGCGCGGTCTGGCCGAGGTGGAAGAGGGCGGTCTTGGCTATGTAGGTTTCTGCATGGGTGGCAAGCTCGCCTACCTGACCGCCACCCGTACCCAGGCAGCTACTTCGGTCGGCTATTACGGCATGGGTATCGACCAGTACCTGGACGAGGCGGACAACATCAAAGGGCGGCTTGTGCTGCACTTCGCCGAACTGGATGCCTATTGCGACGGCGCCACGCGCGAGCTGCTGGGCAAGGCCCTAAGTGGACGCTCTAACATCGAGCTCTACACCTACCCCGATGTGGATCACGCCTTCGCCCGCTTCGGCGGCACGCATTTTGACAAAGCGGCCTTTCTGATGGCCCATGAGCGCAGCATCGCCGCGCTAAAACGCGAAATCGGCCCTGACTACAACCTCTCAGCGCTGTGGGAAAAGCATGTCGAGCATGAGTTCGGCACTCGCGACGTGCCGGCGACCATGGCCACGATGGTTGCCGAGCCTTACGTCAACCACATTCCGACCATGACCGGTGGTGTTGGCTACAAGGAACTGAGCCGTTTCTACCAGCACCATTTCGTGCATGGCAATCCGCCAGATATGAAGCTCATTCCCATCTCGCGTACCGTGGGCTCGTCGCAGATCGTCGACGAATTCATCATGTGCTTCACTCACACCACGGAGATCGACTGGTTGCTGCCCAATGTGGCACCGACCGGGAAGTACGTGGAAATCCCGATGCTCGGGGTGGTCAAGTTCCGCGGCGACAAGCTCTACCACGAGCACATCTATTGGGACCAGGCGAGCGTATTGGTGCAGATCGGTCTGCTCGACCCCACCGGCTTGCCCGTAGCCGGGATCGAGACGGCGAAGAAGCTGTTGGACGAGACCTTGCCGTCGAACACTCTGATGAACCGCTGGGCGACTAGCGAAGGGCGCTGA
- a CDS encoding SDR family oxidoreductase — protein MNNALSLVGKVAIVTGSTQGLGTDIARSLLAAGARVMLLGRNRESGSALAAEMGEYCRFCPCNVELDEDIDQCIEETLAAFGRLDILVNNACIYEDQGLASSREQWLHTLNVNLISAAIFTQKAGAQMTAGGTVINIGSTGGKFGASGRALYPASKAGLIQLTKNFAVSLAEQRIRVVCVSPAWTWSPSVAKFAGGDRGLADRVGAHFHPLGRVGSGEEVGNAVCFLCSEAASWITGVDIPVDGGFSILGPDQGIAPRTWFERLGSDQ, from the coding sequence ATGAATAACGCCTTAAGCCTGGTCGGAAAGGTCGCCATCGTTACGGGCAGCACCCAGGGCCTGGGTACTGACATTGCCCGCAGCTTGCTGGCGGCGGGTGCGCGGGTGATGTTGCTCGGTCGAAACCGTGAGAGCGGCAGTGCGCTGGCCGCGGAAATGGGCGAGTACTGCCGCTTCTGCCCCTGCAACGTCGAGCTGGATGAAGATATCGACCAGTGCATCGAGGAAACCCTGGCAGCCTTCGGGCGCCTCGACATTCTAGTGAACAATGCCTGCATCTATGAGGATCAGGGGCTCGCATCCAGTCGCGAGCAATGGCTGCACACCCTGAACGTCAACCTGATCTCTGCCGCGATTTTTACCCAGAAAGCCGGCGCGCAAATGACCGCGGGCGGCACCGTGATCAACATCGGCAGCACCGGCGGCAAGTTCGGCGCCAGCGGGAGGGCGCTGTATCCCGCCTCTAAAGCCGGGTTGATCCAGCTCACCAAGAACTTCGCCGTGTCGCTGGCCGAGCAGCGCATCCGTGTGGTGTGTGTATCACCGGCCTGGACCTGGTCGCCTTCGGTCGCTAAGTTCGCCGGCGGTGATCGAGGCCTGGCCGACCGCGTGGGCGCTCACTTTCACCCGCTTGGCCGGGTCGGCAGCGGTGAGGAAGTGGGCAACGCGGTTTGCTTTCTCTGTAGCGAGGCCGCGTCGTGGATTACCGGAGTGGATATTCCTGTAGACGGTGGCTTTTCAATCCTCGGTCCGGACCAGGGAATCGCTCCCCGTACCTGGTTCGAACGGCTCGGCAGCGATCAATAG
- a CDS encoding cysteine hydrolase family protein, whose protein sequence is MSRPAVLALHYQNDVLHPDGRIRVGLAADDPARAKVLGAAAALLEDARARGWPIIHVRVAYRPDYADLIQNAPILKAVATSGAVQDGSWGADFYEPLAPRSSLDEFVLKHTRINAFYGTPLEILLRAVQADRLLIAGVATHSVVESTVRHAVDCGFEVTVAADACASANPAAHEASLASMQLIAQISDVRTAMETL, encoded by the coding sequence ATGAGTCGGCCCGCCGTACTCGCCCTGCATTATCAGAACGATGTGCTGCATCCGGATGGTCGCATCCGGGTGGGGCTGGCGGCCGATGATCCGGCCCGCGCGAAGGTACTGGGCGCGGCAGCTGCCTTGCTCGAAGACGCAAGGGCGCGTGGCTGGCCGATCATCCACGTCCGGGTGGCCTACCGCCCGGACTATGCCGACTTGATCCAGAACGCGCCGATTCTCAAAGCCGTGGCCACCAGTGGCGCGGTCCAGGACGGCAGTTGGGGCGCGGATTTCTACGAGCCGCTCGCCCCAAGGTCTAGCCTCGACGAATTCGTGCTCAAGCACACCCGGATCAATGCGTTCTACGGCACGCCGCTGGAAATCCTCCTGCGGGCCGTTCAGGCGGACCGCCTGCTGATCGCCGGTGTGGCCACGCATTCGGTGGTGGAAAGCACTGTGCGCCACGCCGTCGATTGCGGCTTTGAGGTCACCGTCGCGGCCGACGCCTGCGCTTCGGCCAATCCTGCCGCGCATGAAGCGTCGCTCGCCAGCATGCAGCTGATCGCGCAGATAAGCGATGTGCGTACTGCCATGGAGACACTGTGA
- a CDS encoding aromatic-ring-hydroxylating dioxygenase subunit beta — protein sequence MQFDRNFDFGTRDLQPVQVGHDMQRDIERFIFDEARLLDERRFWEWDALYTETGMYWMPHKHEQANPFDHISLFWEGRMLREVRIRRVENARNWSQQPPTRTAHLVGNIVVEGCDAAGHLVVRAVFQVSEWRLEQRQLAGRYTYKLAEQDGGGWKIALKRVDLVNCEDVFANLEVFV from the coding sequence ATGCAGTTTGATCGTAACTTCGACTTCGGCACTCGCGATCTACAGCCGGTTCAGGTTGGCCATGATATGCAGCGCGATATCGAGCGGTTCATCTTCGACGAAGCGCGGCTGCTGGACGAGCGTCGTTTCTGGGAATGGGATGCGCTGTACACCGAGACCGGCATGTACTGGATGCCGCACAAGCACGAGCAGGCGAACCCCTTCGACCACATCTCGCTGTTCTGGGAAGGTCGCATGCTGCGCGAGGTGCGTATCCGCCGGGTGGAAAACGCGCGTAACTGGTCGCAGCAGCCGCCAACCCGGACTGCGCATCTGGTCGGCAACATCGTTGTAGAGGGTTGCGATGCGGCCGGGCACCTGGTGGTCCGTGCTGTCTTCCAGGTCAGTGAATGGCGACTGGAACAGCGCCAGCTTGCAGGCCGCTATACCTACAAGCTGGCGGAGCAGGACGGCGGTGGCTGGAAGATCGCGCTCAAGCGGGTCGACCTCGTCAATTGCGAAGACGTGTTCGCCAATCTCGAGGTGTTCGTCTGA
- a CDS encoding aromatic ring-hydroxylating dioxygenase subunit alpha, translating into MIPSNEEIAALVRGDSVHKSVYTDPTLFQLEMERIYGQAWIYVGHESQVKAVGDYHTTRIGNQDVIMVRGADNKVNVLYNRCPHKGAKLVADGDGSVGKFFRCPYHAWTFKLDGDHLSAPLKSGFEGTCYDPKHPDFSMVSVARVDSYRGFVFASQADFGPDLKSFLGDVISSIDNLCDRSPVGEVEVAAGVFRVMQRSNWKVFYENLHDTMHARITHESSFEAARSEASVIGEMPFELLIMDGNGEPYDFWEKLELRAYNNGHGYMEAIFDPAAATRDPVSRAHFECLTQAYGAERAQEILGMNRHNTVIYGSGSPHTVFQQFRVIRPLSVNQTMVEIQTFRLKGAPEEVFDRALTYANVINSPSSNVMPDDVEVYARCQEGNLTRGGDWVSMHRYAGSDTILPDGAVSTNGTSELPMRNQFAAWKQYMTATLIAKESTHAV; encoded by the coding sequence ATGATTCCATCGAACGAGGAGATCGCCGCGCTGGTGCGGGGCGACAGCGTGCACAAAAGCGTCTACACAGACCCGACGCTGTTTCAATTGGAAATGGAGCGCATCTACGGCCAGGCCTGGATCTACGTCGGCCACGAAAGTCAGGTCAAGGCCGTCGGCGATTACCACACCACACGCATTGGCAATCAGGATGTGATCATGGTTCGGGGCGCTGACAACAAGGTCAACGTTCTCTATAACCGCTGCCCGCATAAAGGCGCCAAGCTGGTGGCAGACGGTGATGGCAGCGTGGGCAAGTTCTTCCGCTGCCCATACCACGCCTGGACGTTCAAGCTCGACGGCGATCACCTGTCGGCACCACTCAAGAGCGGCTTCGAAGGCACCTGCTACGACCCTAAACACCCTGACTTTTCGATGGTGAGTGTGGCCCGGGTCGACAGCTACCGCGGCTTTGTGTTTGCCAGCCAGGCCGATTTCGGTCCGGATCTGAAGAGCTTTCTCGGTGATGTGATCAGCTCCATCGACAACCTCTGCGACCGTTCACCGGTAGGTGAGGTTGAGGTCGCTGCGGGCGTGTTCCGCGTGATGCAGCGTTCCAACTGGAAGGTCTTCTACGAAAACCTGCACGACACCATGCACGCCCGGATCACTCATGAGTCCTCCTTCGAAGCGGCCCGCAGCGAGGCCAGTGTCATTGGCGAGATGCCTTTCGAATTGCTGATCATGGACGGCAATGGCGAGCCTTACGATTTCTGGGAAAAGCTCGAGCTGCGTGCCTATAACAACGGCCACGGCTACATGGAAGCCATTTTCGATCCGGCAGCGGCCACTCGCGATCCGGTTTCCCGTGCCCATTTCGAATGCCTGACGCAAGCCTACGGCGCAGAGCGGGCGCAGGAAATCCTGGGGATGAACCGACACAACACGGTGATCTATGGCAGCGGCTCGCCGCATACCGTGTTCCAGCAGTTCCGGGTGATCCGCCCGCTGTCGGTGAACCAGACCATGGTCGAGATCCAGACCTTCCGCCTCAAGGGCGCACCGGAGGAAGTATTCGATCGCGCGTTGACCTACGCCAATGTCATCAACTCGCCTTCTTCAAACGTGATGCCCGACGACGTAGAGGTCTACGCCCGCTGCCAGGAAGGCAACCTGACCCGCGGTGGTGACTGGGTGAGCATGCACCGCTATGCCGGCAGCGACACCATCCTGCCCGATGGCGCGGTGTCCACCAACGGCACCAGCGAACTGCCAATGCGTAACCAGTTCGCCGCCTGGAAGCAGTACATGACCGCCACCCTAATCGCCAAGGAGAGCACCCATGCAGTTTGA
- a CDS encoding PDR/VanB family oxidoreductase, protein MSSLSLRVERIESLTPRIRRLLLASEGGQALPSFLPGAHIELHVPGERPMQRAYSLVNLPGENYYEIAVQLEQPSTGGSRWVHGLQEGQSLKVEAPKNHFPLSEMAKDALLIAGGIGITPILAMARALRQEGRGFALHYGGRDASGMAYLDEVRAMPEARCWISGEPASGRIPLSEVLAAPVAGRHLYVCGPKSLIADVLDTARDLGWAEDYLHSELFAGSLEVAGETAFDAELRGSGVTLHVPVGQSLLDVMVAAGLDPMFDCRRGDCGVCVTQVLEGDAEHRDICLSERDRASGSFCTCVSRARGGRLVLDL, encoded by the coding sequence ATGTCTAGCCTTTCCCTACGTGTCGAACGTATCGAGTCCCTGACTCCGCGCATCCGCCGGCTGCTGTTGGCAAGCGAAGGCGGCCAGGCGCTCCCGTCTTTTTTGCCGGGGGCCCACATTGAACTGCATGTGCCGGGCGAGCGCCCGATGCAGCGCGCTTACTCCTTGGTGAACCTGCCTGGGGAAAACTACTACGAGATCGCGGTCCAGCTGGAGCAGCCCAGCACCGGTGGCTCGCGCTGGGTGCACGGGCTCCAGGAAGGCCAGTCGCTCAAGGTCGAGGCACCGAAGAATCATTTCCCGCTTTCCGAGATGGCCAAGGATGCGCTGCTGATTGCAGGTGGCATCGGTATCACGCCGATCCTGGCGATGGCGCGGGCCTTACGCCAGGAGGGTCGCGGCTTCGCGCTGCACTACGGCGGTCGGGATGCGTCTGGCATGGCCTATCTCGACGAGGTCCGCGCCATGCCTGAGGCGCGCTGCTGGATCAGCGGCGAGCCGGCCAGCGGCCGCATACCACTGAGCGAGGTGTTGGCCGCGCCGGTGGCCGGGCGGCATTTGTACGTATGCGGCCCGAAATCGCTGATTGCCGATGTACTGGATACCGCCCGTGATCTCGGCTGGGCCGAGGACTATCTGCATAGCGAGCTGTTCGCCGGCAGCCTGGAAGTGGCTGGCGAGACCGCCTTCGACGCGGAGCTGCGAGGGAGTGGCGTCACGCTGCATGTCCCGGTTGGGCAAAGCCTGCTGGACGTGATGGTCGCGGCCGGCCTGGACCCCATGTTCGATTGCCGCCGCGGCGACTGCGGTGTTTGCGTGACCCAGGTGCTCGAAGGAGACGCCGAGCACCGTGATATCTGCCTGTCCGAGCGCGACCGTGCTTCGGGGAGTTTCTGCACCTGCGTGTCCCGCGCTCGCGGCGGCCGACTGGTGCTCGATCTGTGA
- a CDS encoding response regulator: protein MTPFDGVRVLVVEDEGAVAMMIEDMLQEFGCEVVASVARLATALELARTVNVDLVMLDVNLAGQRVFPVADILHARNVPFIFSTGYGASGIPERFGEYHTLHKPFSECDLRKKIALTLSERKVGSFR, encoded by the coding sequence GTGACCCCGTTCGATGGAGTGAGAGTACTCGTCGTCGAGGACGAGGGCGCCGTCGCGATGATGATCGAGGACATGCTGCAAGAGTTTGGCTGCGAGGTCGTCGCCTCAGTCGCTCGGCTCGCCACCGCACTCGAGCTGGCCAGGACGGTGAACGTCGACCTGGTGATGCTGGACGTCAACCTGGCCGGGCAGCGGGTGTTCCCTGTGGCCGATATCCTTCATGCCCGCAATGTTCCGTTCATCTTCAGCACAGGGTATGGCGCGAGCGGAATACCGGAACGGTTCGGTGAATACCACACGTTGCACAAGCCGTTCTCGGAATGCGACCTGCGAAAAAAGATCGCGCTGACCTTGTCTGAGCGCAAGGTGGGCTCATTCCGGTAG
- a CDS encoding PAS domain-containing sensor histidine kinase: MSNIGQLPGALSEYDSLVSLCASAFDAIPGAVYLCDRDGWLVRYNAEAAELWGRTPVLGVNGDRFCGSHRLFLNDGTPLAFEDCPMALALSTGVATRNGQVIIQRPDGSRFVALVNIRALRDRHGAIQGAINCFQDVTAQHAMAEELRRKSADLEDFFDNSAVGLHIVSADGTILRANKAELSLLGYTAHEYIGRHITEFHVDAPVISDILDKLSKGECLEGYPARLRAKDGTIKHVVITSNGRFEAGKFFNTRCFTIDVTDVHLAERARRESDDRLSATYEAATIGIAETDAQGRLVRVNDAICTMLNRSREQLLAMTFLDYTHADHTEQDAALYARQVAGELDSYVLRKRAFKPDGEIVYLDIHSSSVREPSGAFRYGVRVIQDVTLTQRMEDRIRESERHMRNLLEALPAAVYTTDADGRITFFNQASVELSGRTPQLGEMWCVTWRLYNADESPLPHDQCPMAIALREDRPIRGVEAIAERPDGTRVPFIPYPTPLHDADGTLVGAINMLVDITERKQAENRQKTLIDELNHRVKNTLATVQSLAAQTARNARSADDVYKRFEARLLALSRAHDLLTKRHWGDTPLDSLAREVLMPIVGHEPGRIAIDGAAIEVSPRVALSLTMTLNELAINALKYGAMSDETGRLCVSWDVQAQSNASLLVFDWREQGGPVVARPERHGLGFRLMARCIERDLGGTLDIDFAPDGFVCRFSILVGAEDP; encoded by the coding sequence ATGTCGAACATAGGACAACTTCCCGGCGCGCTCAGCGAATACGACAGCCTGGTTTCGTTGTGTGCCAGCGCGTTCGATGCCATCCCCGGTGCGGTCTATCTCTGTGACCGTGACGGCTGGCTGGTCAGGTACAACGCCGAAGCAGCCGAGTTGTGGGGCCGGACACCCGTGCTCGGGGTGAATGGCGATCGTTTCTGCGGTTCGCATCGGCTATTTCTGAACGACGGTACGCCACTGGCATTCGAAGACTGCCCCATGGCGTTGGCGCTCAGTACGGGCGTTGCGACGCGCAATGGGCAGGTGATCATCCAGCGTCCGGACGGTTCCCGCTTCGTAGCCCTGGTGAACATCAGGGCCCTCAGGGATCGACACGGGGCGATTCAGGGCGCGATCAATTGTTTTCAGGACGTCACGGCACAGCATGCGATGGCCGAGGAGCTTCGGCGCAAAAGTGCCGATCTGGAAGACTTCTTCGATAACAGCGCGGTGGGACTTCATATTGTCAGCGCCGATGGGACCATTCTTCGCGCCAACAAGGCCGAGTTGTCCCTGCTTGGATATACGGCACACGAATATATCGGGCGCCACATAACCGAGTTTCATGTCGATGCGCCGGTTATAAGCGACATTCTGGATAAACTGTCCAAGGGCGAATGCCTGGAAGGCTATCCGGCGCGTCTACGGGCCAAGGACGGTACCATCAAGCATGTCGTGATCACCTCCAATGGACGTTTCGAGGCGGGCAAGTTCTTCAATACCCGTTGCTTCACCATCGATGTGACCGATGTCCATTTGGCTGAAAGAGCGCGTAGAGAGAGCGATGATCGGCTTTCAGCGACCTACGAGGCCGCCACGATAGGCATCGCCGAAACCGATGCGCAGGGGCGCCTGGTTCGCGTGAACGACGCCATTTGCACGATGCTGAACCGGAGCCGCGAGCAACTGCTGGCGATGACGTTCCTGGACTATACCCATGCGGACCACACCGAGCAGGATGCCGCGTTGTACGCGCGTCAGGTGGCCGGCGAGCTGGACAGCTACGTGCTTCGAAAGCGCGCGTTCAAGCCTGATGGCGAAATCGTCTACCTGGACATCCACAGCTCGTCCGTGAGGGAGCCTTCTGGCGCCTTCCGCTATGGGGTGCGGGTGATTCAGGATGTCACTCTTACCCAGCGCATGGAGGACCGTATCCGGGAAAGCGAACGGCATATGCGCAACCTGCTCGAAGCCTTGCCGGCGGCGGTTTATACGACCGACGCCGACGGCCGTATCACCTTCTTCAATCAGGCCTCGGTCGAATTGTCAGGCCGAACGCCTCAACTGGGCGAGATGTGGTGCGTCACCTGGCGGCTGTACAACGCCGACGAAAGCCCCCTGCCACACGACCAGTGCCCGATGGCGATCGCCCTGAGGGAAGACCGTCCCATACGCGGCGTCGAGGCGATCGCGGAGCGGCCGGATGGCACCCGCGTGCCCTTCATTCCCTACCCGACGCCATTGCACGATGCAGATGGCACCCTGGTCGGTGCGATCAACATGCTTGTCGACATCACCGAGCGCAAGCAGGCGGAGAACAGGCAGAAGACCCTGATCGATGAACTCAACCATCGAGTCAAGAACACCCTGGCCACCGTCCAATCGCTGGCCGCCCAGACCGCGCGGAACGCACGAAGCGCAGACGACGTTTACAAGCGGTTCGAAGCGCGGCTGCTGGCCTTGTCGCGGGCGCACGACCTGTTGACGAAGCGGCATTGGGGCGACACTCCGCTCGATTCCCTCGCGCGTGAAGTGCTGATGCCCATCGTCGGTCATGAGCCCGGCCGTATCGCCATCGACGGGGCGGCAATCGAGGTCAGCCCGCGCGTCGCGCTGAGCCTCACCATGACGCTCAACGAGCTGGCGATCAACGCGCTCAAATATGGAGCAATGTCGGACGAGACCGGTAGGCTCTGCGTCAGCTGGGACGTCCAGGCACAATCGAATGCATCGCTGCTGGTCTTCGACTGGCGTGAGCAAGGCGGGCCGGTGGTGGCCCGACCTGAACGACATGGGCTGGGGTTTCGCTTGATGGCGCGCTGCATAGAGCGTGACCTGGGGGGCACACTCGACATCGACTTCGCCCCTGATGGGTTCGTTTGCCGCTTCTCGATTCTTGTCGGAGCAGAAGATCCGTGA
- a CDS encoding CitMHS family transporter, with protein sequence MITTLGFLMMLSIIVLILLRRISPVVAFTTIPVAICLLAGFSPQQIGEFIKSGLITVAPTAALFLFAILFFGIMRDRGLFDPLVNLLIRSTGGKPLAVAVVTVLVTAVVHLDGVGAATFLLTIPALLPLYRRLNMSPALLLCLVGTTAGVGNMVPWGGTTARAAAVSGLDATQLWLGLVPVQLVGLACMLLVAVYLGRRAQRQQPVSVGAAATIDFDSARAEPREHALSPRTLRYWLNVALTGAILACLFTGIFPLYACFMVGLGLALPLNFVSLEAQAERLKAHASDALQMVLVMMAAAVLLGVLSGAKMSDGMALALIDILPAGSAQFLHVIIGAFGVPLGMIFSPDAYYFALLPVIRDVAVAAGVPLEAVARAMLIGENTGFAISPVVPSVYLALALAGVELRKHIAFTFFWAWGVSLVMLAFAVAIGVVQV encoded by the coding sequence ATGATTACAACCCTGGGCTTTCTGATGATGCTCAGCATCATCGTATTGATCCTGCTGCGCCGGATCAGTCCGGTGGTGGCCTTCACCACTATCCCCGTCGCCATCTGCCTGCTGGCCGGTTTCAGCCCGCAGCAGATCGGCGAGTTCATCAAGAGTGGGTTGATCACCGTCGCACCGACGGCGGCACTGTTTCTTTTCGCCATTCTGTTCTTCGGCATCATGCGTGACCGTGGCTTGTTCGATCCGCTGGTCAATCTGTTGATCCGCAGCACCGGCGGCAAGCCGCTGGCGGTGGCCGTGGTCACCGTGCTCGTCACCGCCGTGGTGCATCTGGACGGCGTGGGCGCGGCAACCTTTCTGTTGACGATTCCGGCGCTGCTGCCGCTTTATCGTCGGTTGAACATGAGCCCGGCGCTGCTGCTTTGCCTGGTGGGGACCACTGCCGGGGTTGGCAACATGGTGCCATGGGGCGGTACCACTGCCCGAGCTGCCGCCGTCTCCGGGCTGGACGCCACCCAGCTGTGGCTGGGCCTGGTGCCCGTGCAACTGGTCGGTCTGGCCTGCATGCTGCTGGTGGCGGTCTACCTCGGGCGGCGCGCGCAACGCCAACAACCTGTTTCCGTGGGAGCGGCGGCGACCATCGACTTCGACAGCGCGCGGGCCGAACCCCGTGAGCATGCACTGTCGCCGAGGACGCTGCGCTACTGGCTCAACGTGGCCCTGACAGGCGCGATCCTGGCCTGCCTGTTCACCGGCATCTTTCCGCTGTACGCCTGCTTCATGGTCGGCCTTGGCCTCGCGCTGCCGCTCAACTTCGTCTCGCTGGAGGCTCAGGCCGAGCGGCTCAAGGCCCACGCGTCGGACGCGCTGCAGATGGTGCTGGTGATGATGGCCGCGGCGGTTCTGCTGGGCGTGCTATCGGGCGCGAAAATGTCCGACGGGATGGCGCTGGCGCTGATCGATATCCTGCCGGCCGGCTCGGCGCAGTTCCTGCACGTCATCATTGGCGCGTTCGGCGTCCCGCTGGGCATGATCTTTTCGCCGGATGCCTACTACTTCGCCTTGCTACCGGTCATCCGTGACGTAGCGGTGGCAGCCGGTGTGCCGCTGGAAGCCGTCGCTCGGGCCATGCTGATTGGCGAGAACACCGGCTTTGCCATCAGCCCGGTGGTACCGAGCGTCTACCTGGCGCTGGCCCTGGCGGGCGTGGAGTTGCGCAAGCACATCGCCTTTACCTTTTTCTGGGCCTGGGGCGTGAGCCTGGTGATGCTGGCGTTCGCGGTCGCGATTGGCGTCGTGCAGGTCTGA
- a CDS encoding AtuA-related protein yields MSAFVTLADYAHARAGDKGNILSIAVFPLNDAHYAWLQRELTSERVAEWFVTRQPSRVRRHALDSLKVLNFVLEDALEGGVNRSPGLDRHGKSLSYLLLSMRLPAPPGT; encoded by the coding sequence ATGAGCGCATTCGTCACCCTGGCCGACTATGCCCATGCCCGTGCCGGCGACAAGGGCAACATCCTCAGTATCGCCGTGTTCCCGCTGAACGACGCGCACTACGCCTGGCTGCAGCGTGAGCTGACGAGTGAGCGCGTCGCTGAGTGGTTCGTAACCCGCCAGCCCAGCCGTGTCCGTCGCCACGCGCTCGACAGCCTCAAGGTCCTGAACTTCGTGCTGGAGGACGCGCTGGAAGGCGGCGTGAACCGAAGTCCGGGACTCGACCGTCACGGCAAGAGCCTGAGCTATCTGCTGCTGTCGATGCGCTTGCCCGCCCCGCCGGGCACCTGA